The Anopheles coluzzii chromosome 2, AcolN3, whole genome shotgun sequence genome window below encodes:
- the LOC120952322 gene encoding keratin-associated protein 19-2-like produces the protein MFKFVAVLSCLVAISLAMPAVEVSQPIASQESQDSPAVLVVAAEDDLAGAETAHHGYGGYGGYGGYGGGFGGYPYGGYGGGFGGGYGGGFGGFGGGYGGYGGYGHGHHHHHHG, from the exons ATGTTTAAG TTCGTTGCCGTGTTGAGCTGCCTCGTGGCGATCAGTTTGGCCATGCCAGCTGTGGAGGTCTCGCAGCCGATTGCATCCCAAGAGTCCCAGGACAGTCCGGCCGTGCTGGTGGTAGCGGCGGAGGACGATCTGGCCGGTGCTGAGACGGCCCACCACGGATATGGCGGATACGGTGGATACGGAGGCTATGGCGGTGGCTTCGGAGGCTATCCTTACGGAGGATACGGAGGTGGCTTCGGCGGTGGCTACGGAGGTGGCTTCGGCGGATTCGGTGGAGGCTATGGCGGATACGGAGGATACGGACATggtcaccaccatcaccatcacggATAA
- the LOC120952321 gene encoding keratin-associated protein 19-2-like, with protein sequence MFKFVAVLSCLVAISLAMPAVEVSQPIASQESQDSPAVLVVAAEDDLAGAETAHHGYGGYGGYGGYGGGFGGYPYGGYGGGFGGGYGGGFGGFGGGYGGYGGYGHGHHHHHHG encoded by the exons ATGTTTAAG TTCGTTGCCGTGTTGAGCTGCCTCGTGGCGATCAGTTTGGCCATGCCAGCTGTGGAGGTCTCGCAGCCGATTGCATCCCAAGAGTCCCAGGACAGTCCGGCCGTGCTGGTGGTAGCGGCGGAGGACGATCTGGCCGGTGCTGAGACGGCCCACCACGGATATGGCGGATACGGTGGATACGGAGGCTATGGCGGTGGCTTCGGAGGCTATCCTTATGGAGGATACGGAGGTGGCTTCGGCGGTGGCTACGGAGGAGGCTTCGGCGGATTCGGTGGAGGCTATGGCGGATACGGAGGATACGGACATggtcaccaccatcaccatcacggATAA
- the LOC120950157 gene encoding toll-like receptor 13 isoform X2, translated as MRHFAQDVNQMLTCFNFLYFVNSFTVHYSTSEPIAEEVLHLSIARNELTLVPSPTLKKFQNVRLLSLSGNFFTEFSNDTAEHNRLPLLTKLRVLDMRNCSLRTLPEAFFRNVNLEYLFLSHNRITTLPAEIFYPLRSLLHLDLSNMDTRRTGEERIENPFMKLIAGVDLHQDIFFPLISLVFLDLSNTRLEYQAFIALRSVQWRVQYVSYCNIGLPAIVDYLFVSKKIAMLDISYNVGVAQSLHSASFTLLADSLEVLYFKDSMVQQLNWLVPLQRLRVLNLRGNILRMLQRESFANLTHLEQLDLSYNYISAWNQQILTTTTALQSVNLRNNSIVILTTDMLYDFSRLSAMGLGGNTIQCSCNYVKFLRNILHNRTDVAGAYTISAEPLIVGRRGSGTISNKLSLQHVQLFDYEESEYLCMNFTSNQKLDPLELQDCMIPEDELINSDIPEEGEDEPAHAKNHTLVYILVSVAVSFLILTGVGLFYYWFHIKYFFKIMKNSAVLSFFNDEKLYLDKSGLLKEADFHYDVFVSYSNADRSWVLDHLLPNMEGVSQINLCLHERDFEVGYGILENIISCMDRSRCLMLIVSESFLLSHWCQFEMHLAQHRLLETCRDELILVLLEDIPRRKCPKTLSYLLKTKTYIKWPTKSVHEQALFWKRLHKTLLTSKA; from the exons ATGCGACACTTTGCTCAGGATGTAAACCAAATGTTAACTTGCTTCAATTTCTTATATTTTGTCAATAGTTTTACAGTACATTACAGTACATCGGAACCCATTGCAGAG GAAGTGCTTCATCTATCGATCGCACGGAACGAGCTAACGCTTGTACCCTCACCAACGCTGAAAAAGTTCCAAAATGTGCGCCTCCTCTCGCTGAGTGGCAATTTCTTCACCGAATTCTCCAACGACACAG CCGAACACAACCGTTTGCCACTGCTGACCAAGCTGCGGGTGCTGGATATGCGCAACTGTAGCTTGCGCACACTGCCCGAAGCGTTCTTCCGCAATGTAAACCTCGAGTATCTGTTCCTGTCGCACAATCGCATCACAACACTGCCGGCGGAGATATTCTACCCGCTGCGCAGCCTGCTCCATCTCGACCTGTCCAACATGGATACGCGGCGCACGGGCGAGGAGCGGATCGAGAACCCGTTCATGAAGCTGATCGCGGGCGTCGACCTGCATCAGGATATCTTTTTCCCGCTCATCAGCCTGGTGTTTCTCGATCTGTCGAACACGCGGCTTGAGTATCAGGCGTTCATTGCGCTGCGCTCGGTGCAGTGGCGCGTCCAGTACGTCAGCTACTGCAACATTGGGCTGCCCGCGATCGTCGACTATCTGTTCGTGAGCAAAAAGATCGCAATGCTGGACATTTCGTACAACGTGGGGGTAGCGCAGTCGCTGCACTCGGCCAGCTTCACGCTGCTGGCCGACAGTCTGGAGGTGCTGTACTTCAAGGACTCGATGGTGCAGCAGCTGAACTGGCTGGTGCCGCTGCAGCGGCTGCGCGTGCTGAATCTGCGCGGGAACATACTGCGCATGCTGCAGCGGGAAAGTTTCGCCAATCTGACGCATCTGGAGCAGCTGGACCTGAGCTACAATTACATCTCGGCCTGGAATCAGCAGATCCTCACCACTACCACCGCACTGCAGAGTGTAAATTTGCGAAACAATAGCATCGTCATTCTAACGACGGACATGCTGTACGACTTCTCGCGCCTGTCGGCCATGGGCCTTGGTGGCAATACGATCCAGTGTTCGTGCAATTATGTAAAGTTTTTGCGCAACATTCTACACAACCGGACGGATGTGGCGGGAGCGTACACGATCTCGGCCGAGCCGCTCATCGTGGGCAGACGGGGGTCGGGTACGATCTCCAACAAGCTCTCGCTGCAGCACGTGCAGCTGTTCGACTACGAGGAGTCGGAGTATCTGTGCATGAACTTTACCAGCAATCAGAAGCTCGATCCGCTGGAGCTGCAGGACTGCATGATACCGGAGGATGAGCTGATCAATTCGGATATTCCGGAGGAGGGCGAGGATGAGCCAGCGCACGCGAAAAACCACACGCTGGTGTACATACTGGTCAGTGTGGCGGTCAGCTTCCTTATCCTTACCGGGGTTGGGCTGTTTTACTACTGGTTCCACATAAAGTACTTCTTCAAGATCATGAAAAACTCGGCCGTGCTTAGCTTCTTCAACGACGAGAAGCTGTACCTGGACAAGAGCGGGTTGCTGAAGGAGGCCGACTTCCATTACGATGTGTTTGTAAGCTACAGCAATGCGGATCGGTCCTGGGTGTTGGATCATCTGCTGCCGAACATGGAGGGAGTTAGTCAGATCAATCTTTGTCTGCATGAGCGTGACTTTGAG GTTGGGTATGGCATATTGGAGAACATAATATCGTGCATGGATCGGTCACGCTGTCTGATGCTGATCGTTTCGGAAAGCTTTCTGCTTAGCCACTGGTGTCAGTTCGAGATGCATCTCGCTCAGCATCG ATTGCTTGAAACATGCCGCGATGAGCTCATTCTCGTGCTGCTGGAAGACATCCCCAGGCGCAAGTGTCCGAAAACGCTTAGCTATCTGCTGAAGACGAAAACGTACATCAAATGGCCCACCAAGTCGGTGCACGAGCAGGCACTGTTTTGGAAGCGATTGCATAAAACTTTGCTAACATCGAAAGCAtag
- the LOC120950157 gene encoding toll-like receptor 13 isoform X1, whose amino-acid sequence MSIRPMPRVPPLVAYQRFVRQVGSGIERMEIAEFYCRNVAVLLPVLLVLLLVVLPSANNRKARSVGSVAAAAAPPTDPSDCDLLGCGGIYECYGNGWVNYLPYRAGERYNIPLSAFHAGASTQQGQPECLLGTANNYLPWVTEDGRLTVRPGPHALDLSSLRLSDHGVQGLVQGVSALIPLEEVLHLSIARNELTLVPSPTLKKFQNVRLLSLSGNFFTEFSNDTAEHNRLPLLTKLRVLDMRNCSLRTLPEAFFRNVNLEYLFLSHNRITTLPAEIFYPLRSLLHLDLSNMDTRRTGEERIENPFMKLIAGVDLHQDIFFPLISLVFLDLSNTRLEYQAFIALRSVQWRVQYVSYCNIGLPAIVDYLFVSKKIAMLDISYNVGVAQSLHSASFTLLADSLEVLYFKDSMVQQLNWLVPLQRLRVLNLRGNILRMLQRESFANLTHLEQLDLSYNYISAWNQQILTTTTALQSVNLRNNSIVILTTDMLYDFSRLSAMGLGGNTIQCSCNYVKFLRNILHNRTDVAGAYTISAEPLIVGRRGSGTISNKLSLQHVQLFDYEESEYLCMNFTSNQKLDPLELQDCMIPEDELINSDIPEEGEDEPAHAKNHTLVYILVSVAVSFLILTGVGLFYYWFHIKYFFKIMKNSAVLSFFNDEKLYLDKSGLLKEADFHYDVFVSYSNADRSWVLDHLLPNMEGVSQINLCLHERDFEVGYGILENIISCMDRSRCLMLIVSESFLLSHWCQFEMHLAQHRLLETCRDELILVLLEDIPRRKCPKTLSYLLKTKTYIKWPTKSVHEQALFWKRLHKTLLTSKA is encoded by the exons ATGTCGATACGGCCGATGCCCCGAGTTCCACCCTTAGTAGCTTACCAACGGTTCGTCCGGCAGGTTGGTAGCGGTATCGAACGAATGGAAATAGCCGAGTTCTACTGCCGGAACGTTGCCGTACTGCTTCCGGTGCTtctagtgctgctgctggtggtgctgccgaGCGCCAACAATCGCAAGGCCCGTTCGGTGGGATCGgtagccgccgccgccgctccACCCACCGACCCGTCCGACTGCGATCTGCTCGGGTGCGGCGGTATCTACGAGTGTTACGGCAATGGTTGGGTGAACTATCTGCCGTACCGGGCCGGCGAACGGTACAACATCCCGCTGAGCGCGTTCCACGCCGGGGCCAGCACGCAGCAGGGCCAGCCGGAGTGTCTGCTCGGCACGGCCAACAACTATCTGCCGTGGGTGACGGAGGACGGCCGGCTGACGGTACGGCCCGGACCGCATGCGCTCGATCTGTCCAGCCTGCGGCTGTCCGATCACGGTGTGCAGGGCTTGGTGCAGGGTGTCAGCGCACTGATACCACTTGAA GAAGTGCTTCATCTATCGATCGCACGGAACGAGCTAACGCTTGTACCCTCACCAACGCTGAAAAAGTTCCAAAATGTGCGCCTCCTCTCGCTGAGTGGCAATTTCTTCACCGAATTCTCCAACGACACAG CCGAACACAACCGTTTGCCACTGCTGACCAAGCTGCGGGTGCTGGATATGCGCAACTGTAGCTTGCGCACACTGCCCGAAGCGTTCTTCCGCAATGTAAACCTCGAGTATCTGTTCCTGTCGCACAATCGCATCACAACACTGCCGGCGGAGATATTCTACCCGCTGCGCAGCCTGCTCCATCTCGACCTGTCCAACATGGATACGCGGCGCACGGGCGAGGAGCGGATCGAGAACCCGTTCATGAAGCTGATCGCGGGCGTCGACCTGCATCAGGATATCTTTTTCCCGCTCATCAGCCTGGTGTTTCTCGATCTGTCGAACACGCGGCTTGAGTATCAGGCGTTCATTGCGCTGCGCTCGGTGCAGTGGCGCGTCCAGTACGTCAGCTACTGCAACATTGGGCTGCCCGCGATCGTCGACTATCTGTTCGTGAGCAAAAAGATCGCAATGCTGGACATTTCGTACAACGTGGGGGTAGCGCAGTCGCTGCACTCGGCCAGCTTCACGCTGCTGGCCGACAGTCTGGAGGTGCTGTACTTCAAGGACTCGATGGTGCAGCAGCTGAACTGGCTGGTGCCGCTGCAGCGGCTGCGCGTGCTGAATCTGCGCGGGAACATACTGCGCATGCTGCAGCGGGAAAGTTTCGCCAATCTGACGCATCTGGAGCAGCTGGACCTGAGCTACAATTACATCTCGGCCTGGAATCAGCAGATCCTCACCACTACCACCGCACTGCAGAGTGTAAATTTGCGAAACAATAGCATCGTCATTCTAACGACGGACATGCTGTACGACTTCTCGCGCCTGTCGGCCATGGGCCTTGGTGGCAATACGATCCAGTGTTCGTGCAATTATGTAAAGTTTTTGCGCAACATTCTACACAACCGGACGGATGTGGCGGGAGCGTACACGATCTCGGCCGAGCCGCTCATCGTGGGCAGACGGGGGTCGGGTACGATCTCCAACAAGCTCTCGCTGCAGCACGTGCAGCTGTTCGACTACGAGGAGTCGGAGTATCTGTGCATGAACTTTACCAGCAATCAGAAGCTCGATCCGCTGGAGCTGCAGGACTGCATGATACCGGAGGATGAGCTGATCAATTCGGATATTCCGGAGGAGGGCGAGGATGAGCCAGCGCACGCGAAAAACCACACGCTGGTGTACATACTGGTCAGTGTGGCGGTCAGCTTCCTTATCCTTACCGGGGTTGGGCTGTTTTACTACTGGTTCCACATAAAGTACTTCTTCAAGATCATGAAAAACTCGGCCGTGCTTAGCTTCTTCAACGACGAGAAGCTGTACCTGGACAAGAGCGGGTTGCTGAAGGAGGCCGACTTCCATTACGATGTGTTTGTAAGCTACAGCAATGCGGATCGGTCCTGGGTGTTGGATCATCTGCTGCCGAACATGGAGGGAGTTAGTCAGATCAATCTTTGTCTGCATGAGCGTGACTTTGAG GTTGGGTATGGCATATTGGAGAACATAATATCGTGCATGGATCGGTCACGCTGTCTGATGCTGATCGTTTCGGAAAGCTTTCTGCTTAGCCACTGGTGTCAGTTCGAGATGCATCTCGCTCAGCATCG ATTGCTTGAAACATGCCGCGATGAGCTCATTCTCGTGCTGCTGGAAGACATCCCCAGGCGCAAGTGTCCGAAAACGCTTAGCTATCTGCTGAAGACGAAAACGTACATCAAATGGCCCACCAAGTCGGTGCACGAGCAGGCACTGTTTTGGAAGCGATTGCATAAAACTTTGCTAACATCGAAAGCAtag
- the LOC125906835 gene encoding uncharacterized protein LOC125906835, whose translation MRIDRCCAFSRFTIVSVRGVSSSQIDRLPRGRSCRDRALVIVSNSDRRQEQTKSHPNMCTSDACSIMVTVIDGLVNATKMPLGLAEADSSLLALSNRSAAAGFDAADAIVDASFDLLVKKFFRDTGVLHLSGADR comes from the exons ATGCGCATCGATCGGTGTTGCGCATTTTCGCGGTTCACTATCGTGTCAGTTCGTGGCGTTAGTTCTTCGCAGATCGACCGTTTGCCGCGTGGTCGTTCTTGCCGTGATCGTGCTCTCGTGATCGTGAGTAATAGTGACAGGAGACAGGAGCAAACCAAATCCCATCCCAACATGTGTACCAGTGATGCTTGTTCC ATCATGGTCACCGTGATAGACGGGCTGGTGAACGCAACCAAGATGCCGCTCGGGTTGGCCGAGGCCGACAGCAGCCTGCTCGCGTTGTCCAACCGGTCCGCAGCCGCCGGGTTCGATGCAGCCGATGCAATCGTGGACGCTTCGTTCGATTTGCTGGTGAAAAAGTTTT TTCGTGACACTGGTGTTCTTCATCTATCTGGTGCAGATCGTTAA
- the LOC120949987 gene encoding uncharacterized protein LOC120949987 isoform X1 yields MKLFGSSSTLLVMLIIGLVWSEQLEEQDSDTNDLETAESAFHIDPKTVIFTGLAGIGALVVKGLALGIGGGKLLLLAKHAGNSHSSSGWDDSSKSYSSHPSYPTYKSYSSSYSSSYEAKPTSYTGSLKVSGSLTPVSSKSSSDSSSSSTAAPTKTSLSLDDGDDALPEN; encoded by the exons ATGAAACTGTTCGGAAGTAGCAGCACGTTGCTGGTGATGCTGATCATTGGATTGGTGTGGAGTGAACAGCTGGAGGAGCAGGACAGCGACACCAACGATCTGGAAACGGCAGAATCGGCCTTCCACATCGACCCAAAGACGG TGATTTTCACCGGGCTGGCCGGTATCGGGGCACTGGTGGTGAAGGGCTTGGCGCTGGGCATTGGTGGCGGTAAGCTGCTTCTGCTGGCCAAACATGCCGGCAACTCGCACAGCAGCTCCGGCTGGGACGATTCCTCCAAGTCGTACTCATCGCACCCGTCCTACCCGACGTACAAGTCGTACTCGAGCAGCTACTCGTCCTCGTACGAGGCGAAACCAACGTCGTACACTGGCAGCCTGAAGGTGTCCGGTTCGCTGACGCCGGTGAGTTCCAAATCTTCGTCCGACTCGTCGAGCTCGTCCACGGCCGCACCGACCAAGACGAGCCTCTCGCTtgacgatggtgatgatgcacTGCCTGAAAACtga
- the LOC120949987 gene encoding uncharacterized protein LOC120949987 isoform X2 — protein MKLFGSSSTLLVMLIIGLVWSEQLEEQDSDTNDLETAESAFHIDPKTVIFTGLAGIGALVVKGLALGIGGGKLLLLAKHAGNSHSSSGWDDSSKSYSSHPSYPTYKSYSSSYSSSYEAKPTSYTGSLKVSGSLTPVH, from the exons ATGAAACTGTTCGGAAGTAGCAGCACGTTGCTGGTGATGCTGATCATTGGATTGGTGTGGAGTGAACAGCTGGAGGAGCAGGACAGCGACACCAACGATCTGGAAACGGCAGAATCGGCCTTCCACATCGACCCAAAGACGG TGATTTTCACCGGGCTGGCCGGTATCGGGGCACTGGTGGTGAAGGGCTTGGCGCTGGGCATTGGTGGCGGTAAGCTGCTTCTGCTGGCCAAACATGCCGGCAACTCGCACAGCAGCTCCGGCTGGGACGATTCCTCCAAGTCGTACTCATCGCACCCGTCCTACCCGACGTACAAGTCGTACTCGAGCAGCTACTCGTCCTCGTACGAGGCGAAACCAACGTCGTACACTGGCAGCCTGAAGGTGTCCGGTTCGCTGACGCCG GTTCATTAG